Proteins co-encoded in one Pseudomonas fluorescens genomic window:
- the fliH gene encoding flagellar assembly protein FliH, which yields MVKNDDDVTDLIRARDVRGFETWAIPSFDPPAPEPEPEPEPEPPEMEEVPLEEVQPLTLEELESIRQEAYNEGFAIGEKEGFHSATLKVRQEAEVVLTAKVNSLEQLMANLFEPIAEQDTQIEKSLVDLVQHIARQVIQRELAIDSTQIEHVMRDALKLLPLGVGNVRLYVNPQDFEQVKALRERHEETWRIVEDESLLPGGCRVETEHSRIDASIETRVGQVMAKLFDQLHEQALHPAEPDLSLDLPQTPKPAPVTDEPLADAPDAP from the coding sequence ATGGTCAAGAACGACGACGATGTGACGGACCTGATCCGTGCCCGGGATGTCCGTGGTTTCGAAACGTGGGCGATCCCGAGCTTCGATCCGCCGGCACCGGAACCGGAGCCGGAACCGGAGCCGGAACCGCCGGAAATGGAAGAAGTGCCGCTGGAGGAAGTCCAGCCACTGACCCTGGAAGAGCTCGAAAGCATCCGTCAGGAGGCTTACAACGAGGGTTTCGCCATCGGCGAAAAAGAAGGCTTTCACAGCGCCACCCTCAAGGTGCGCCAGGAAGCCGAAGTGGTCCTGACGGCCAAGGTCAACAGCCTTGAGCAGTTGATGGCGAACCTGTTCGAGCCCATCGCCGAGCAAGACACGCAGATCGAAAAGTCGCTGGTCGACCTTGTGCAGCACATTGCCCGTCAGGTGATCCAGCGCGAGCTGGCCATCGACTCGACGCAGATCGAACACGTCATGCGCGACGCCCTCAAGCTGTTGCCGCTGGGCGTGGGCAATGTGCGGCTGTACGTCAATCCGCAGGATTTCGAGCAGGTCAAAGCCCTGCGCGAACGCCATGAGGAAACCTGGCGTATCGTCGAGGACGAATCGCTGTTGCCGGGCGGTTGCCGGGTTGAAACCGAACACAGCCGGATCGATGCGAGCATCGAAACCCGTGTCGGCCAGGTCATGGCCAAGCTGTTCGATCAACTGCACGAACAGGCCCTGCACCCGGCCGAACCGGACCTGAGCCTGGATCTGCCGCAAACGCCGAAACCGGCACCGGTCACTGACGAGCC